The Hyalangium ruber genome includes the window CTCGTTGATGCGCCGGACGTTCTCGTCCGCGGACTCGCGTGGGGAGTTGATCGACAGCCGCGCCGGGAGGCCGTGCTCATGAATGGTGCGCAGGTTCGCGAGGACCCGGTCGAAGAGCTTCGCTCCAGTGATGCGCTCGTACTCGGCACGGTCGACCGAGGGCAGGTTGATGACGAGGTGGATGTTTCCGAACTCCGCCAGGGCTCGGATCTTCTCCGCGTTCAGGAGGCTGGCGTTGGTGTGCAGACGCACCTGCAGCCCGTGCTCCTTCGCGAGCCGCACACGCTCCAGCAGCGTGGGGTCGAGCGTGGGCTCGGAGTAGTGGTTCAACGAGATGGACGGCGCCCCATACTCCCGGACCCGATCGACGACGAGCGCGTAGAGCTCCGGGCTCATGAAGGCCTTGGGCTTGGGGGCGGCCTCGACCGGGCAGAACGAGCAGCGGAAGTTGCAGTGGCGGTTGATCTCGATCTCGACGCAGGTGTACCGATGCCGACGGAACGCTTCGGACTCCGGCAGCAGGACCTCGCGAGTGGCAAGGCGCTGGAAGGTCTCGGGCGACGCCACCGCGAGCGCGGCGACCTCCCCGGGATTGCGGCGCAACCGCTCGAGCTGGCGCTTGTCCTCGCGAGACGTCACCACCAGCCGCATCGCCAGCAGGTCGTAGAACATGCCTTGTCCGGCAAGCGGCGCACGTCTCAAGGCCCAATCGTCCACGACGGTGTCGTCAATGGAGACGAGGTAGGGCGATACGATGAAGCCAGTGCCACTGCTGCCCATGAACGCAACTCCCGCGCCTCGAGGTCCCAGCGAAGTCGACACGATGCAACGGGCCAGACTCAGGGCATGAGGGGGTTCATCCATACATGAGGGGTGGTGTACCCAGTCAAGGCATTGCCGCGAGGACGCGGGCCGAGTCGTGGACAGGTCCGTGGCCCTTGACTAAGCTGCGTGGGCCGAGCACGACGGAGACGCGGCCCTCGCCGTGATGCACGTCAGGGCTCGGGTACTCCACAGCGCGCCATGAGACGTAGCCTCCGCCCCTCGAT containing:
- a CDS encoding radical SAM/SPASM domain-containing protein, whose translation is MGSSGTGFIVSPYLVSIDDTVVDDWALRRAPLAGQGMFYDLLAMRLVVTSREDKRQLERLRRNPGEVAALAVASPETFQRLATREVLLPESEAFRRHRYTCVEIEINRHCNFRCSFCPVEAAPKPKAFMSPELYALVVDRVREYGAPSISLNHYSEPTLDPTLLERVRLAKEHGLQVRLHTNASLLNAEKIRALAEFGNIHLVINLPSVDRAEYERITGAKLFDRVLANLRTIHEHGLPARLSINSPRESADENVRRINEMFATMFGDSVAWPTDNRAGLLQKEEYAAEVEHLGLLSGCTYALNQLNIAHDGKVFLCCQDFNQEYVFGDIRQQSLREIAESDRMVQLRRWIFGHEKPPERFICSQCSWTTSLKAEPGPLNVGSDARRTQRLPRAGSHPMPPWPIAWAVEAPRVEASAG